The window ATTTGAGGGCATAGACTCATTCGCCCTCATTGCCGTGCCATTATTTATCCTGACAGGAGATGTCCTGGTTCGAACAGGGTTGTCAAACAAACTCCTGAATGTCGCTGAAGCGACCATGGGCTGGCAGAAGGCAGGCCTGGGCACATCCACCGTTTTAGGCTGTGGTTTCTTTGCCTGTATCTCCGGCTCTGATGCCGCCGATGCCGCAGCAATCAGCCGGATCACCATCCACAGGCTGGTAGAGAAAGGATACCCGAGGGGTTACGCCTGTGCACTGGTGGCAGCCGGCGCCTGTACCGGAATTTTGATTCCACCTTCCATCGCCTATATCATTATCGGTCTGGTACTTGGAATATCCGCCTCGACCCTGTTTCTTGCCGCAGCCGTACCGGGAGTGATGATACTGACCTCAGTGATGATTACCAACACGATCGTCAACAAATTTAAGCTCTACGAAAATTCGAATATCGGCTTCAGCTTCAAACACTGGCTGGCGGCAATTTATGATGGTCGTTATGCGCTTCTTATTCCGTTTATAATCCTGGGTGGAATCTATTCCGGCATTTTCACCCCCACCGAATCGGCTGCCATAGCAGTAATGACAACCATCTCTATCGGTTTCTTGCAGGGTACTCTGAAGATCGCTGATTTTCCTGAAATGCTTGAGACATCGGCCAAGGTGAATGGTGTTATCATCCCGATCATCGCCATGTCCCATCCTCTGGCTCAGGTGCTGGCTTCTCTACAGGTACCACAGGCATTCGTCTTCTTCATGACCTCACTCACAACCAGTAAAGTACTGATCATCCTTATCATGCTCTTTATTCTTATGGTTGCCGGCTGTGTTATGGAGACAACACCCAATATTGTTATCCTCTCGCCGCTGCTGCTCCCACTCGCATTGGAGATCGGTATGCACGAGATCCATTTCTGCATTTTTATGATTACTGCGTTGGGTATCGGTTTTATCACTCCCCCACTTGGGCTTAACCTCTTTGTGGTGTCGGGTGTTACCGGGACCTCGGTGCTGGAGATATCGCGATATGCCCTTGCTTTTGTGGCGATGATGTTGGTTGTGGTTTTGATCATTGCCTTTGTACCACCTATTACCATGTGGTTAATCTGACCGGGAGTTATATAAGTGATAATCTGTAACCTTCTTCAGGCAGGGGCCGGATGACGGCAGGAAGAAGTATATAGAACGCTATACTTTTAAAATCAGAGAATTTTCCTTCCATTGACCAGAAATTTGTGGAAGGGGACAGGGTTCGGAATCTATTCGCCCCCTGAACAGTTTTCGAATACCTGAGCCCGTTGGACCCTCCTCAACGGGCTTTTTTATTACAGTAGCATTGCAATCCAACCAGGAACTGGCAGGCACTTTATGGCTGGCCGTGTCCGTTACTACTTACCTGGTATTTCCCTCGGATCTGTCATGTTCTCCGGTCTTAGCAAGTCATCCAGCTCTTGCTGCGAAAGCAGTTCTTTCTCCAGCAATAATTCATAAACGCTGGCACCAGTCTTTAACGCCTCTTTGGCAATTGCCGCAGACTGTTCATAACCGATAACAGGCACCATTGCCGTGATCAGGCCAATACTGTTTTCCACATATCCGCGACAGACATCCCGATTAGCTTCAATCCCGGAAATACAACGGGCGGCCAGAGTCACGCAGCCGTTTTTCAACACCATCATGCCGTGGAGCAGGTCGTAGGCAATTACCGGCTCCGCCATGCAGAGTTCAAGCTCACTCGCCTCCGCCGCCATGGAAACCACCATATCGTAGCCCATAACCTGATAACAGATCTGGTTCACCAACTCCGGGATAACCGGGTTGACCTTGCCTGGCATAATGGATGAACCTGGCTGCATGGCCGGCAGATTGATCTCATTCAAGCCGCAACGCGGACCGGATGACATCCAGCGAAGGTCATTGCATATCTTGGAGATCTGCACCGCAGCCAGCTTGAGATTGGCAGACATCTGCACAAAAATAGAGGCATTTTGTGTGCCTTCCACCAGGTTTTTCGCCCTTCTGAGCTCAAAACCACTCACTTCTGCCAGCTTCTCAGTCACCAGGTTCGCGTAACCTGGAGGCGAGTTGATCCCTGTGCCGATTGCGGTTGCCCCCATATTGATATCAAGCAGAGCATAGGCCGCGCGCTCAATGGACTTGATCGCCCCCTCGATCATCACCGCATAGGCACTGAACTCCTGTCCCAGCGTCATCGGCACCGCATCCTGATTTTCGGTACGCCCCATCTTCAATACATCGCTGAACTCCTTCCCCTTTTCATCCAGAGCATTTTTCAGATCTTCCATGGCTCTGATCAGACTTCGATTCGAGAGCAATACCGCAAGCTTGATAGCCGTCGGGTAGGCATCGTTGGTGGACTGGGAACAGTTGACATGATCATTGGGGTGCAGGTAACGATATTCACCTTTCCGCTTGCCCAGCAACTCCAGGCCACGGTTGGCAATCACCTCGTTGGCATTCATATTGGTCGAAGTACCGGCACCGCCCTGGAACATATCCACCGTAAAAAATTCGTGCAGCTTACCGGCTATAATCTCCTCGCATGCATCGCAGATCGCCCCCGCCTTTTTCTCATCAAGCATACCCAGTTCATGGTTGGCCATTGCTGCCGCTTTTTTAACCATGGCCAACCCTTCAATCAAATGATCGAAATTTTTAACCAACACGCCGGAAATAGCAAAATTCTCCATTGCCCGCTGGGTCTGCACTCCATAATAGGCGTGATCACTAATCTCACGCTGCCCCAGGGAGTCACTCTCAAGCCTGAAACCGCTCATCTCGGCAATCTCGTGCTGGTTCTCATACAGGCGGGTTGAAAGTACCTTGAGCCTCCTGTTGATTCCCACTGCCACGCGCTCAACAATGCGAAAATAGATCTCTGGTTTCGACTTTTTATACTCATCCAGCTGTTTGCGGTTGATACGCCACACCACCGCACCTTCTCTGGTATACGCGCCGTTGCTGTGGGCATCATCTTCTAAAAATGCGCCTTCACTTATCAGGGATCCGGGTACCATCGTCGCTATATGCCGTGAAGCACCATGTAGCCCGCGAACCAGTTCAACCCTGCCCTCGAGCAGGATTCCAGCCCACTGCCTTGGTGTCGATTCCTGAAAGAGCCACTCATTGGCCACATACTCCCTCCGCTCTCCCTTTTCAAAAAAGAACCGGATTTCTTCCTTGTTCAAGCCTGTAGCCTTCTTCACCTGTTGAAAAATCGCCTGCTCAATCTGCATGTACATCTCCTATTAATAAGAGTTCCATTTCATAATAATTACAGAACAACACCACCGATCAGAAAGCCCAGAGCGACTGCGACTGTAATGGTCACTACACCTGGAATTAGAAAAGGGTGATCAAATACATATTTTCCGATTCTGGTTGACCCTGTATCGTCAAACTCAACTGCCGCCAGGAGAGTCGGATAGGTCGGCAACACAAAAAGCGCGCTCACTGCGGCAAAGGCCGCTATAGCTGCGACAGGGCTGACTCCCAGAGCCAGTGCCGCCGGCATCAGGGCTCTGGTTGTAGCTGCCTGCGAATAGAGCAGCATGGCGGCAAAAAAGAGCACAACGGCCAGCAGCCAGGGTTTTGCTTCTAATAGATTTCCGGCAAAGATATTTATCTCATCGAGATGGGCTGCCACGAAAGTTGTGCCCAGCCAGGCCACACCAAGTACACAGATACAGGCGCTCATTCCCGACTTAAAGGTGGCGGCATTGAGGATGTTTTTTGCCTCGATCTTACAAAGTAACGTGATCAGCGTCGCCGCTGAGAGCATAAAGGTGATAATGGCGTGATCACGAGCCAGGATAGGCTCCTTGATCAACCCCACCATGGGACTGATTGCCGTGGCATAGAAGACTACACCGATAATCGCCACACAAAAGATCAACACCGACCTTTTTGCTTCTTTGGTTATTTCGCGCCCCTTGTCACTGGCCGATTCGTCAGACACCAGCCCCTTGGCAAGTCTATCCTGATATACCGGGTCATCTGCCAGTTCTTTACCAAGAAAATTTGTTACCAATGCCCCGACCATTACCGCAATAAAGCTGCTGGGAATAGCGATGCTCAACAATTGCAGATAATCTACCCCGACCCCTTCAAGCTCAGCTGCAAAAAATACCACGGCGGCGGAAATAGGTGAGGCCGTTATAGCAATCTGTGAGGCCACAGTCGCGATGGCCAGCGGCCTGGAAGGTCTGATTCCCTCCCTCTTGGCTACCTCAGCTATAACAGGAAGGGTTGAAAAAGCGGTATGCCCGGTTCCTGCAAACATGGTCATTACGTACGTTACAACTGGTGCCAGAAAGGTGATGTATTTGGGGTTTGCCTTCAATACTTTTTCAGCCAGCCAAACCAGATAATCGAGTCCGCCTGCTTCCTGCATTGCTGCGATTGCTGCGATCACTCCCATGATTATCAGAATAACATCCATGGGAATGGCACCAGGTTCAATACCGAAAACCACCGCCAGAGTCAGCACACCAAAACCACCGGCAAAGCCAATACCGATACTGCCAATCCGTGCCCCCAACCAGATAAAAAACAGCACAACAAGCAATTCAATAATCCACATAATATCCCCACAAAATCTCTTGAGTATTTGGTAAATTAACTTGGATAACTTTTGTTACTCACACCCGTTTACTGCTCTTGCGCCGGCAGCACATAACTGCCGCTCATCTCCCGGGCATACCCGCCGATAGTGGTAATGTTGTCCATAGACTGGAAAATAAGTGACGACCAGACAAACTCGATAGTACCGGTTATTCCTTTCGCTTTTTCGCTACCGCCTATAATCTCTCCTGTGACCCTGTTGCCCTCTTCTAATGGCTCGGTATCCAGCAGAAGATAAATTTCAAAACCATCCAGGCTCCGCCAGACACAGCGAACATCACCACCTGTTTCACTATCGGCCAGACCTATACACTTTCCCCAGAAATCAGTTGAGCCGATCACTGGCTCCTTTAAATTGACATGACCTGCCAGCTGCACCAAAGAGGCCGTTCTCTCCTCTCCGAGAACCATATTGGTTGCTCTACCGTTCGCTACCCAGGTACCGGTTATAATGCCTGATTCCTCTCCATGGACCTGACTCGGTCCGCCGCATAATACTGCCATATGAAGGCCGACAAGTAGTACGACCACTGCTATTCGACGCATATCTCCCATAAGCTTCGCTCCTGAATCTGTTCCCGTTGCTGGGATGAATTTGGTTACTGTAATAGACAAAAACATCTCTCTGCTGGAATCGTTCGAAAGCGCACAACTTTCCAAGCGAACAGCTGCTGGTGGTGTAATCACCACCAGCAGCTGTTATCCGACGAGATGTGAAGTTACTGTTTCTTAAAACCTGAACTCACACTACACAGACACAACATGGTAAAAGGCAATACAATTTATTATGTATTACGCTCCAGCTTTTAGTCAATTTTTTTAGAAAAATTATGAGGATAAAGCCACAATGCAGGACTTGAAGAGAGGCGACAGGGAAGTCGCATATGGGAAGGGGATACCTGACTCACACGGCAAAGTGAATCAGGCAGTCTGGCAATACAGGATATTTTTAGCAGGCTTTGAACCTGCGCCGCACTTTGCGGTAGAGCTTTTCGGCCTGGTAGGAACTGCGTACAAAAGGTCCGGCAGCAACACCTGAGAAACCGCGTTCAAGTGCCCGTTCTCCGAGTCGGTCAAACTCTTCGGGTTCAACAAACCGTTCCACCGGCAAATGATTTTTTGAAGGTTGCAGATACTGCCCCAGTGTGAGGATATCACAACCAGCTTCAAGCAGATCATCAAAGGTTTTCATGAGTTGATCAGGGGTTTCGCCAAGCCCCACCATGATGCCCGATTTGGTCACCATCCGGGGGTCCTGTCGCTTCACCTCAGCAATCAGTTCGAGAGAACGCTGGTAAATCGCCTCCGGCCGCACCCGGGGGTACAGCTCGGATACAGTCTCCATATTGTGGTTCAGCACATCAGGCCTGGAGTCGGTAATGGTCTTCAAGGCCTGCCAATTCCCCTGCAGATCTGGTATCAGCACCTCGATAAGCGTCTTTTCCCTGCGAATGCGCACCGCGCTGATGGTCTCTGCAAAAAGAGTCGCACCACCATCTTCCAGATCATCTCTGGTTACAGAGGTAATCACTGCATATCGGAGCTGAAGAATGTCAACGGCCTCCGCCACCCGGCCTGGCTCATCAGGGTCCGGCAGGGTAAGTGGCTTATGTTCAACAGCGCAGAAATGGCAGTTCCTGGTACATCTCTCCCCCAAAATCATAAAAGTAGCAGTGCCTTCCGAGTAACACTCGTATTGATTCGGGCATTGTGCTTCCTGGCAGACGGTGTGCAGATGGTTATTCTTGAGAAGATTGCGCATCTTCTCATATTCCGGACCAGTGGGCAGACTTCTGCGCAGCCAGCGTGGCTTGCCCC of the Desulfosediminicola ganghwensis genome contains:
- a CDS encoding TRAP transporter large permease, with amino-acid sequence MYYEHLMQAPVISLGWEFYLPVIGMLIMILMAVRIWVVIGLGSLVMLLTTGVLPPTLMGEALFEGIDSFALIAVPLFILTGDVLVRTGLSNKLLNVAEATMGWQKAGLGTSTVLGCGFFACISGSDAADAAAISRITIHRLVEKGYPRGYACALVAAGACTGILIPPSIAYIIIGLVLGISASTLFLAAAVPGVMILTSVMITNTIVNKFKLYENSNIGFSFKHWLAAIYDGRYALLIPFIILGGIYSGIFTPTESAAIAVMTTISIGFLQGTLKIADFPEMLETSAKVNGVIIPIIAMSHPLAQVLASLQVPQAFVFFMTSLTTSKVLIILIMLFILMVAGCVMETTPNIVILSPLLLPLALEIGMHEIHFCIFMITALGIGFITPPLGLNLFVVSGVTGTSVLEISRYALAFVAMMLVVVLIIAFVPPITMWLI
- the lipA gene encoding lipoyl synthase, with product MAGCNNKGGITRGKPRWLRRSLPTGPEYEKMRNLLKNNHLHTVCQEAQCPNQYECYSEGTATFMILGERCTRNCHFCAVEHKPLTLPDPDEPGRVAEAVDILQLRYAVITSVTRDDLEDGGATLFAETISAVRIRREKTLIEVLIPDLQGNWQALKTITDSRPDVLNHNMETVSELYPRVRPEAIYQRSLELIAEVKRQDPRMVTKSGIMVGLGETPDQLMKTFDDLLEAGCDILTLGQYLQPSKNHLPVERFVEPEEFDRLGERALERGFSGVAAGPFVRSSYQAEKLYRKVRRRFKAC
- a CDS encoding anaerobic C4-dicarboxylate transporter; the encoded protein is MWIIELLVVLFFIWLGARIGSIGIGFAGGFGVLTLAVVFGIEPGAIPMDVILIIMGVIAAIAAMQEAGGLDYLVWLAEKVLKANPKYITFLAPVVTYVMTMFAGTGHTAFSTLPVIAEVAKREGIRPSRPLAIATVASQIAITASPISAAVVFFAAELEGVGVDYLQLLSIAIPSSFIAVMVGALVTNFLGKELADDPVYQDRLAKGLVSDESASDKGREITKEAKRSVLIFCVAIIGVVFYATAISPMVGLIKEPILARDHAIITFMLSAATLITLLCKIEAKNILNAATFKSGMSACICVLGVAWLGTTFVAAHLDEINIFAGNLLEAKPWLLAVVLFFAAMLLYSQAATTRALMPAALALGVSPVAAIAAFAAVSALFVLPTYPTLLAAVEFDDTGSTRIGKYVFDHPFLIPGVVTITVAVALGFLIGGVVL
- a CDS encoding aspartate ammonia-lyase; this translates as MQIEQAIFQQVKKATGLNKEEIRFFFEKGERREYVANEWLFQESTPRQWAGILLEGRVELVRGLHGASRHIATMVPGSLISEGAFLEDDAHSNGAYTREGAVVWRINRKQLDEYKKSKPEIYFRIVERVAVGINRRLKVLSTRLYENQHEIAEMSGFRLESDSLGQREISDHAYYGVQTQRAMENFAISGVLVKNFDHLIEGLAMVKKAAAMANHELGMLDEKKAGAICDACEEIIAGKLHEFFTVDMFQGGAGTSTNMNANEVIANRGLELLGKRKGEYRYLHPNDHVNCSQSTNDAYPTAIKLAVLLSNRSLIRAMEDLKNALDEKGKEFSDVLKMGRTENQDAVPMTLGQEFSAYAVMIEGAIKSIERAAYALLDINMGATAIGTGINSPPGYANLVTEKLAEVSGFELRRAKNLVEGTQNASIFVQMSANLKLAAVQISKICNDLRWMSSGPRCGLNEINLPAMQPGSSIMPGKVNPVIPELVNQICYQVMGYDMVVSMAAEASELELCMAEPVIAYDLLHGMMVLKNGCVTLAARCISGIEANRDVCRGYVENSIGLITAMVPVIGYEQSAAIAKEALKTGASVYELLLEKELLSQQELDDLLRPENMTDPREIPGK